One Nostoc sp. UHCC 0302 DNA window includes the following coding sequences:
- a CDS encoding patatin-like phospholipase family protein yields the protein MTNQVYSQSVLTFNGKDDYIDFGKNDFGGVFAQGSSAFTISGWVNPRQLTNQATTYGTRNVFFARSSDRYSDNFEFGISESGNLDVYIDENNEKVIKTFGNGELTAGQWHFFAIVFNKGQLSIYLDEHEYFGYFTGDSLNKATSPVTLGATLHNNIYFTGQLANISVWNYPCPPVEIQSHRYQPLVGNKQGLVAYWTLNEGQGVSVKDQTGNGHDGKLRGNPNWDIAQLPFGITQSSNEGEGQDQTVSSSEAEKPVETVVQESESQLASEVVSVEVIALQQESVEVPLIVETDIPAEATNERQPKGRKGTKRQSEKSASIPTPQPQEGKAETVPVNIQQQQAETFTQERSPTTMNTKANPKYKILAIDGGGIRGIIPALVLAEIEKRTQKPIFSLFDLISGTSSGGILALGLTKPRLDLEAIDSSPTAQYSAEDLLQIYIEYGAEIFYEPFWEQVLGQLEDIFAQPKYSSEGREEIIRQYFGDTPLENNLKEVFVTSYDIEQRIPIFFTNKLEKQQTESKKFRKLCGGFTLTDAALATSATPTYFAPHRVASSHNTNGFYTLVDGGIVANNPANLAILEAQISRQENKQVLNTEDILLVSLGTGSLTSIYPYDEVKKWGLLQWAKPLLNMVLDGGSEVVAGELERLFEANNKGNKNSYYRFQTFLKSELEEIDNTKPENVRQLEVLGNVLIQEKSQQIDELCSILTN from the coding sequence GTGACAAACCAGGTATATAGCCAATCAGTTCTGACGTTTAATGGTAAAGATGATTACATAGATTTTGGCAAAAACGATTTTGGTGGTGTTTTTGCTCAGGGAAGTTCAGCCTTTACGATTTCCGGATGGGTGAACCCTCGTCAGTTAACAAATCAAGCCACTACATACGGGACGCGCAATGTTTTTTTTGCCCGTTCTTCAGATCGATATAGTGATAATTTTGAGTTCGGCATCAGTGAATCAGGGAACCTGGATGTATACATTGATGAGAATAATGAGAAGGTTATCAAAACTTTTGGCAATGGAGAATTAACTGCCGGACAATGGCACTTCTTTGCCATTGTTTTCAATAAAGGTCAACTAAGCATATATCTAGATGAGCATGAGTATTTTGGCTATTTTACAGGTGACTCTTTAAACAAAGCAACTAGTCCTGTAACTCTGGGCGCGACTTTACACAACAACATCTACTTCACAGGTCAATTAGCTAACATTAGCGTCTGGAATTACCCCTGTCCTCCAGTGGAAATCCAGAGCCATCGCTATCAGCCTCTAGTCGGTAATAAACAAGGATTAGTTGCTTACTGGACATTAAATGAAGGACAAGGGGTAAGCGTAAAAGACCAGACTGGAAATGGTCATGATGGCAAATTGCGTGGCAATCCCAACTGGGACATAGCACAACTTCCATTTGGAATTACACAATCATCAAACGAGGGTGAGGGACAAGATCAGACAGTCAGTAGTTCCGAGGCAGAAAAACCTGTAGAAACTGTGGTGCAAGAGTCAGAAAGCCAGTTAGCTTCAGAGGTTGTCTCCGTTGAAGTAATTGCGCTCCAGCAGGAGTCAGTTGAAGTTCCCCTAATTGTGGAAACTGACATCCCGGCTGAGGCGACAAACGAGCGTCAGCCAAAGGGAAGAAAAGGGACAAAAAGACAGAGCGAAAAATCTGCGAGCATTCCAACTCCCCAACCACAAGAGGGGAAAGCCGAAACAGTTCCAGTCAATATCCAACAGCAACAAGCAGAAACATTCACTCAGGAGCGATCGCCAACAACTATGAATACAAAAGCCAATCCCAAATATAAAATCCTTGCTATTGATGGCGGCGGTATTCGCGGCATTATCCCAGCACTGGTACTAGCAGAAATTGAAAAGCGGACACAAAAGCCAATTTTTAGTTTGTTCGATTTAATTTCTGGCACATCCAGCGGCGGAATTCTGGCACTCGGATTAACTAAACCCCGATTAGATTTAGAGGCAATTGATAGCTCACCCACGGCCCAATATAGCGCTGAGGATCTGCTGCAAATATATATTGAGTATGGGGCCGAGATATTTTACGAACCATTCTGGGAACAAGTACTCGGTCAGTTAGAGGACATATTCGCCCAACCAAAATATTCTTCTGAAGGCAGAGAAGAAATTATTAGGCAATATTTTGGTGATACTCCTCTAGAAAATAATCTCAAAGAAGTTTTTGTAACTAGCTACGACATCGAGCAGCGAATTCCAATATTCTTTACTAACAAACTAGAAAAACAACAGACAGAATCGAAAAAGTTCCGCAAGTTATGCGGAGGTTTTACGCTGACAGATGCAGCATTAGCAACTAGTGCAACACCGACTTATTTCGCTCCCCATCGTGTTGCCAGTTCTCATAATACCAATGGCTTCTATACTTTAGTCGATGGTGGAATAGTCGCTAATAACCCAGCTAATTTAGCTATTTTAGAAGCGCAAATTAGTAGACAAGAAAACAAACAAGTCTTGAATACAGAAGATATCTTATTAGTATCTTTGGGTACTGGTTCCCTAACGAGTATTTACCCTTACGACGAAGTTAAAAAATGGGGACTATTACAATGGGCAAAACCACTGTTAAATATGGTGCTTGACGGTGGGAGCGAAGTAGTAGCTGGAGAATTAGAACGTTTGTTTGAGGCTAACAATAAAGGGAATAAAAACTCTTATTATCGATTCCAAACATTTTTAAAAAGTGAACTAGAGGAAATAGATAATACCAAGCCAGAAAATGTGCGGCAGTTAGAAGTTTTAGGTAATGTACTGATTCAAGAAAAAAGTCAACAAATTGATGAGTTGTGTAGTATTTTGACAAACTAA
- a CDS encoding AAA-like domain-containing protein, with amino-acid sequence MRYQVGGSLRGDDPNYVIRQADEQLYASLKAGDFCYVFNSRQMGKTSLLQRTSYRLVAQNYSCAYLDVTRLGSEDTTPEQWYKGIILSLFYSFKLAEKVNFKEWWNKQSGISLVQRLHQFVEQVLLPNVKSDFLEDGEAQHIIIFIDEIDSLLSLSFPVSDFFAWIRYCYNQRSHDANFQRLGFALFGVTSPTDLIADKRRTPFNIGRAIELEGFKLHEAKPLLKGLEQVVNQPESVLREIIYWGGGQPFLTQKLCQLIVHTALETSKSRIDLPPETAAFWLEQLVQTHIIQHWESKDEPEHLRTIRDRLLFDQQRAGRLLGLYQQVLEAEELADSEAFAVPSDDSREQTELLLTGLVERYKGYLRIKNPIYRRVFNVQWVIRQLDNLRPYSQTFNAWVASAFQDESRLLRGKALQEVLDWNVGKSLSDLDYKFLAASQQLERQQVEQKLEAERLKAVEARLALQRQSALRQRRLLIAVSLALVSAIALGIYAFNAYREAAINEIRAIASASSGSFNSHQHLDALVQAIQARVKFQRLNLLSPTDKNALELQTRQLLEQAVYGADEANRLWGHRGIVVSVAFSPNGQWVATSGTDRTIKIWQPDGTLLRTLPQTTTIHSVRFSPNSLSLAAAGLDGNIYLWAVDGKLLRTIKGHTAAVWRVVFSPDGQMVASASGDRTVKLWRRDGSLIRTLKHKIAVWGVAFSPDGQTIASSTVDGNHLLWRLNGTVITEFRDTRAAVWSIAFSRDGRTLVSGSADNKIRLWNLSGKLLKTLDGHKAEVISVAFSPDGQTIASASADKTIKLWRVDGTLLRTFEGHSATIRGVAFSPDGQTLASASDDNTTRLWRINSSLATRLNGHHALIWRVAFSPDGQTLASVAGQELKLWRRSGSLAKTLTIEDSRLLSLTFSPNGDTLAIAGADGIVRLWQINGNKRNALKSQNIGIWDVSYSRDGQKLVTVGDDFTLKLWQLNPQKQFQLYQSIPAHTSRIWDVDYSPDGRFITTASSDGTVKVWRWSPDNRHINLEADKTLIGHANDVWGVAISPDSQLIASTGRDDTLRIWRSDGTLVRVIQGQTTGLTRVTFSPDGKILAAASADGSVKLWKTDGTLLTTLSGHTSSVQTVAFSPDGKTLASAGDDQVVILWNLQQILNLNLLKSGCDWVGNYLQTNSAVKKGEYHICNHFHNAFISK; translated from the coding sequence ATGAGATATCAAGTTGGTGGAAGCCTCCGCGGCGATGATCCTAACTATGTTATTCGTCAAGCAGACGAACAACTTTATGCCAGTTTGAAAGCTGGCGATTTTTGTTATGTCTTCAATTCTCGTCAGATGGGTAAAACATCTTTATTACAACGCACAAGTTATCGTCTAGTGGCACAAAACTATAGTTGTGCATACTTGGATGTGACTAGATTAGGTAGCGAAGATACTACACCAGAACAATGGTACAAAGGGATTATTCTCAGTTTGTTTTACAGCTTCAAGCTGGCAGAAAAGGTTAACTTTAAGGAATGGTGGAATAAGCAATCAGGCATTTCCTTAGTGCAACGGCTGCATCAGTTTGTTGAACAAGTGTTGCTGCCAAATGTCAAGAGTGACTTTCTAGAAGATGGCGAAGCACAGCATATAATTATCTTCATTGATGAGATCGATAGTCTGCTAAGTTTGAGTTTTCCTGTCAGCGACTTTTTTGCCTGGATTCGTTATTGCTACAATCAGCGATCGCATGACGCGAATTTTCAACGCTTGGGATTTGCACTATTTGGAGTAACTAGTCCAACAGACTTGATTGCTGATAAACGTCGCACTCCCTTCAATATTGGTAGAGCGATTGAGTTAGAGGGCTTTAAATTGCATGAAGCTAAACCGTTGCTCAAAGGCTTAGAGCAAGTAGTTAATCAACCCGAATCAGTGCTACGAGAAATTATTTACTGGGGTGGGGGACAACCGTTTCTTACCCAAAAACTCTGTCAGCTAATTGTTCACACTGCTTTAGAGACATCAAAATCAAGAATTGATTTACCTCCAGAAACCGCAGCATTTTGGTTAGAACAATTGGTGCAAACACACATTATCCAACATTGGGAATCGAAAGATGAACCGGAACATCTCCGCACCATCAGAGATCGCTTACTTTTCGATCAACAACGGGCAGGGAGGCTATTAGGACTTTATCAGCAGGTGTTGGAAGCAGAGGAGTTAGCTGATAGCGAAGCATTTGCCGTACCCTCTGATGATAGTCGAGAACAGACAGAACTACTATTAACAGGATTAGTTGAGAGGTACAAAGGCTATCTCAGAATTAAAAATCCCATTTACCGACGTGTTTTTAATGTCCAATGGGTGATCAGACAGTTAGACAATCTTCGCCCTTACTCGCAGACATTTAATGCTTGGGTAGCATCAGCTTTTCAAGATGAGTCACGTTTACTGCGTGGAAAAGCATTGCAAGAAGTCTTAGACTGGAATGTCGGCAAAAGCTTAAGTGATTTAGACTATAAGTTTTTGGCAGCATCTCAACAACTAGAACGTCAGCAAGTCGAACAAAAACTAGAAGCCGAAAGGTTAAAAGCAGTCGAAGCCAGATTAGCTCTCCAACGCCAGAGCGCTCTTCGTCAAAGACGATTGTTAATTGCCGTTAGCTTAGCATTAGTTAGTGCGATCGCTTTAGGAATTTATGCCTTTAATGCCTACCGAGAAGCAGCAATCAACGAGATTCGAGCAATAGCTAGCGCCTCCTCTGGCAGCTTTAATTCCCATCAACATTTAGATGCTCTGGTGCAAGCAATACAAGCACGAGTCAAATTCCAAAGGTTGAATCTTCTTAGTCCAACAGACAAAAATGCTTTGGAACTACAAACCCGCCAGCTATTGGAACAAGCAGTCTATGGGGCTGATGAAGCCAATCGCCTATGGGGGCATCGGGGTATCGTCGTGAGTGTGGCGTTTAGTCCTAATGGTCAATGGGTTGCAACTTCCGGCACTGATCGGACAATCAAAATTTGGCAGCCAGATGGTACTCTACTTAGAACACTGCCGCAGACTACAACAATACATAGTGTTCGGTTCAGCCCGAATAGTCTTTCCTTAGCCGCGGCTGGGCTTGATGGGAATATCTATCTTTGGGCAGTAGACGGTAAACTGCTAAGGACTATCAAAGGGCATACAGCAGCAGTCTGGCGAGTAGTATTTAGCCCAGATGGTCAAATGGTTGCCTCTGCCAGTGGCGATCGCACCGTCAAACTTTGGCGTAGGGATGGAAGTTTAATCAGAACGCTTAAGCATAAAATTGCTGTATGGGGAGTTGCATTTAGCCCAGATGGCCAAACGATTGCCTCTAGTACTGTGGATGGTAATCATTTGCTTTGGCGACTAAATGGAACGGTTATTACTGAATTTAGGGACACAAGGGCAGCCGTTTGGAGCATTGCTTTTAGCCGTGATGGGCGAACTCTTGTTTCTGGCAGTGCTGATAATAAAATACGTTTGTGGAATCTTTCTGGCAAGCTGTTGAAAACTTTAGATGGTCATAAAGCAGAGGTTATTAGCGTTGCGTTTAGTCCGGATGGTCAAACCATTGCCTCCGCTAGTGCAGATAAAACGATTAAACTTTGGCGAGTAGATGGTACTTTGCTCCGAACCTTTGAGGGACACAGCGCGACAATTCGAGGTGTTGCATTTAGCCCAGACGGGCAAACTCTCGCTTCTGCCAGTGACGATAATACTACAAGACTCTGGCGAATTAACTCATCCTTAGCCACACGCCTCAATGGTCACCACGCCCTTATTTGGCGAGTTGCTTTTAGCCCGGATGGTCAAACACTTGCTTCTGTTGCGGGACAAGAGCTTAAACTTTGGCGGCGCTCCGGCTCCTTAGCTAAAACCTTGACTATAGAGGATTCACGATTGCTCAGCCTTACCTTTAGTCCGAATGGTGATACCCTGGCGATCGCAGGAGCGGATGGCATTGTTAGATTATGGCAGATAAATGGTAACAAGAGAAACGCTCTTAAAAGCCAGAATATTGGTATTTGGGATGTGAGTTACAGTCGGGATGGACAAAAATTAGTTACAGTCGGGGATGATTTCACATTAAAACTCTGGCAATTGAACCCGCAAAAGCAATTTCAACTTTATCAAAGTATTCCAGCCCATACTTCTCGCATCTGGGATGTAGACTATAGCCCAGATGGACGCTTCATTACCACCGCCAGTTCTGATGGTACTGTCAAAGTCTGGAGATGGTCACCTGATAATAGGCATATAAATTTGGAGGCAGATAAAACACTAATTGGACACGCCAATGATGTCTGGGGTGTTGCCATCAGCCCTGATAGCCAATTAATTGCCTCTACAGGACGGGATGACACTCTCCGTATTTGGCGAAGTGATGGGACATTAGTCCGTGTCATTCAAGGCCAGACAACTGGATTAACACGAGTTACTTTCAGTCCTGATGGTAAAATCTTGGCAGCAGCCAGCGCTGATGGTAGTGTCAAACTTTGGAAAACTGATGGTACTCTGCTAACGACCCTCAGCGGACATACCTCAAGTGTCCAAACGGTTGCTTTTAGCCCCGATGGCAAAACCCTTGCTTCTGCTGGGGATGACCAAGTTGTGATTCTCTGGAATTTGCAGCAGATTCTGAATCTAAATCTCCTGAAATCTGGCTGCGATTGGGTAGGGAATTATTTACAAACTAATTCAGCTGTAAAAAAAGGCGAATACCATATCTGCAATCACTTTCACAACGCCTTTATTAGTAAATAA